The Arctopsyche grandis isolate Sample6627 unplaced genomic scaffold, ASM5162203v2 HiC_scaffold_366, whole genome shotgun sequence genome contains a region encoding:
- the LOC143922098 gene encoding uncharacterized protein LOC143922098, with product MQQIPIRIDESPEEPNLMAPVEVKAPNSTYKFKICLVGDGGTGKTTFINKVLNGDFISKYYATQGAVTKFLTLGLGDNSFVKYEVWDTAGQEKNVGLKDGYYIGAIAGFFFFDANSRETMANIPKHMKAFANACGVENPLMFILANKMDIAKNMVDFSKYANKVSQYNPEFIQISAKTGHNFDKPFEKLSRSLFNDANLVLTANISLEATNYNYDILAGTGLNEEAAKVADWVPEE from the coding sequence ATGCAACAAATTCCAATACGTATCGATGAATCTCCAGAAGAACCAAATTTAATGGCCCCAGTAGAAGTTAAAGCCCCAAATTCAACttataagtttaaaatttgtttaGTTGGTGATGGTGGTACTGGAAAaactacttttattaataaagtaCTTAATGGTGATTTCATTTCTAAATACTATGCTACACAAGGTGCAGTAACAAAATTTTTAACTTTAGGATTAGGTGATAAttcttttgtaaaatatgaAGTTTGGGATACGGCTGGACAAGAAAAAAATGTTGGTTTAAAAGATGGTTATTACATTGGTGCTATAgcagggttttttttctttgatgCAAATAGTAGGGAAACTATGGCTAATATACCAAAACATATGAAAGCTTTTGCTAATGCTTGTGGAGTTGAAAATCCACTTATGTTTATTTTAGCTAATAAAAtggatattgcaaaaaatatggTTGATTTTTCTAAGTATGCAAATAAAGTATCTCAATATAACCCTGAGTTTATACAGATTAGTGCTAAAACTGGACATAATTTCGATAAACCATTTGAAAAACTATCTAGATCACTCTTTAATGATGCAAATCTTGTTTTAACTGCCAATATTAGTTTAGAGGCTACTAATTACAACTACGATATTTTAGCAGGTACAGGATTAAATGAGGAAGCTGCAAAGGTTGCCGATTGGGTACCAGAAgagtaa